CTGTAACGCTATAAGTATGCGCGAAAGTTCGCCGCCGGAGGCATTTTTGCCTACGGGCAGCGGTTTTTGGTCCGGCAGCGCGAGGGTGAAGATGGCGTTTTCCGCGCCCGTCGAGCGCACGCGGTCGAGCGGTTCGATCTCGATGTTGAAGGCCGCGTATTCCATGCCGAGACCGCCCAGATGTTCGTTGACCTTCGCGGCAAGCGCCTTGGCCGATTCTTTGCGGAGCGCCCGTACTTCGATAGCAAGGCGCGAGGTCTCGCGGCGCAGGGAGAGAGCCCTTTTTTCAAGTTCTTCGAGCTCTTTGTGGCTCTCTTTGAGCCATTCCAGCTCTTTTTCCGCCTCCGCCGCGTATGCGAGCAGCGCGGCGGCGCTCTGTATGTTGAGGGTGCGCTTCATTTTGCGCAGCATGCCGAGTTTTTTTTCAAGGCGCTCTTTGGCCTCTTCGCTGTCCTCCGCGGAGGCTGCGCCGCGGCAGGCCTCGGAGATGAGGTTTGAGAGCTCCTGCGCGCCGCTGAGGGTTTTTTCTATCGCCCCGCGCCAGCGCTTTTCATCTCCCGATGCGTATCCGTAGAGATCTTTGGCGATTTTTTCAAGCTGGTCCAACAGGCCGCCCTCGGCGTTGTTCATTTTTTCCGCGATGAGCCGCAGTGAACGCTGGACCGCCTCGCCGCGCTCCATTTCGCGCAGCTCTTTTTCCCACTCCGCCTCGCTGTCGGCCTTCAGTTCGAGGGCCTTTATCTGCCGGAGGACGGAGGGGGCGTCGTCAAAGCGGCTTTCGCTCTCTTTGCGTCTTTTTTTGAGGGCGAATATCTCTTTTTCCGTCGCGAGCGCCGAGGTAAAGGCGATCTCAAGCTCCGCCAGCGCCCTTTTAAGCTCTTCCCCGCCGCATGAGTCGACGAGTTCCAGCTGTTTTAGGGGGTCCAGCAGGCCGAGCTGGGCGAACTGGCTCTGGATGACGACGTTCGTCTCCATCGCATGGGCCAGGATGGTGAGCGGCACCGTCTGTTCCTGCAGCGAGGCCCTGCCCTTGCCGCTTCTCGCGAATGTCCGCCGCGCGATGAGCATTTTGTCCTGCGGCTGGCATTTTTCGGATATTCCCGGTATCGGTTCGGAGGTCATGACCGCCCGCACCTCGCAGGCCTCTTCGAGGGTGTGGATATGGTTCAGCTGCGCGCGGCGGCCGGCGATGAATTCAAGCGCGCGCACGAGGCTGCTCTTTCCCGCGCCGCTTTCGCCGGTGATGACGATGAAACTGCCGCCGAAGCTGAGCGAGGTCTCCCTGATGCCGCCTACTCCGTGAATTTCAAGCTCTTCTATCAAGCTCAGTCGCCTCCGTCTCTGATGCCGTTGAAGCCCCAGCGCAGTTTTTCCCTAAGCAGGTCGTAGTAGCTGCGTCCGTTGAGCTGGATGGTATGGACGTATATTTCGTTGTCGAGCATCACATGCAGTTCGTCGCCGGGCAGCAGTTCGTAGCCGAGCTGGCCGTCCTGCGTCAGCATCAGGCTGCGCGTGTCCCCTTTGGGGATGACGATGATGTTGTCGGTGTCGCTGAGGATCACGGGCCGGGCGTAGAGGGTATGGGCGCAGATAGGCGCCATTATCATGCAGGGGACGTGCGGCGGCACTATCGGCCCTCCCGCCGAGAGCGCGTAGGCCGTGGAGCCTGTCGGTGTCGAGAGTATGAGGCCGTCGGCGAGGAAGAGGCTCAGTATCTCTTTTCCCACCTTCACCTCAAGGTCGATGACGCGCGCGAGGCTGCCCTTGGAGATTACGAGATCGTTGAGGGCGTGCAGTTCGTGTACGAGCCGTCCGCCGCGCCAGACCTGCCCCTTGAGGAGCCGCCGGAGCTGTAGAGTATATTGCCCGTCGATGATGGCTTTTATATCTTTCTCCGCCGAGTCGGGGTTTCCGATCGCGAGGAAGCCGAGGCGTCCGAGGTTTATCCCGTAGAGCGGCACATCGACGCCGAAGGTGTAGCGAGCGGCGCGCAGAAAGGTCCCGTCCCCGCCGAGGATGACGGCGAAGGATGCCTCCTGCCGCCAGACGTCGTCCGCGACGCCGGGAAGGGCGATCGCGGAGGCCTCGTGCGGCGGAAGCAGGAAGTTTATGCCGTTTTCTTTGCTCCAGCGCCAAAGCCGCCAGGCCATCTCAATAGCGTCCGGCTTTTGGGTGTTGAAGAGCAGACCGATTTTCTTAGTGATTTTTTCCATGTGATACACCTCTACTTCGGATGAGCGCTGGTATTCTTGTGCGCCTCCTCAACGATTTTATCAAAATCCGGTCTCTTTGCGCCGCTTCCCGCCCTTTTGTGTTTCAGCAGGAAGAGGAATTCTATGTTGCCTTCGGGGCCGCGTATCGGCGAATAGTCGGCGGCCTCGAGCGAGAGGCCTGTCTCTTTGTCGATAAAGTCCGCCACTTCTTCAAGTATCTGCCGGTGGAGGGCGGGATCGGCGACGACGCCCTTCCCCACCCGCTCGCGCCCCGCCTCGAACTGGGGCTTGACGAGGACCGCCATGAGTCCGTCGTCTTTCAGCAGCTCCTCCATTTTAGGAAGCAGCAGGGTGATCGAGATGAAGGAGGCGTCGGAGACGATGATGTCGGCCCGCTCGTTCTCTATCATCTCAATGGTTAGGTTTCTCGCGTTCGTCCGTTCCAGCACGAGTACGCGCGGATCGCTGCGGAGCTTCCAGGCGAGCTGCCCGTAGCCGACGTCCACCGCGCAGACCTTTGCCGCGCCGTTTGCCAGCAGCACGTCGGTGAAACCGCCCGTAGAGGCGCCGATATCGACGCAGCGCCTGCCCTCCGCCTCGATGGCGAAGCTCTCAATGGCTTTAAGCAGTTTATAGGCGCCGCGGCTAACCCACTCTTTTTCAGGGGCGTCCAGCTTGACGTTGGCGTCGGGCTGGATCATGGAGGCCGCCTTTGTGACGGTGACGCCGTTTACGCTGACGCGCCCCTCTTCGATGTAGTTCTGCGCCGCGGTACGCGAGGCGGCCAGCTTTCTGTCGGTGATATATTTATCGAGCCGTATCAGTTTTTGTTTCATTTCGTTAGACAGAGCCGCACGATGTTTTCCACCGTGAGGCCGCATTCCTCCCACTGCTGCGCCCTGGTGGCGTGCGAGATGAAGTGGTCCGGCACGCCCGCGGCGGCGGCTCTCACGGCGTATCCTCTGGCGTTTATGTATGCCGCCACCGCCTCGCCTACGCCGCCCGTGAGGGTGTTTTCCTCCGCGGTGACGATCACCTTATGCGCCCTCAGGAGGGCGTCGAGCCCCTCGTAATCAAGCGGCTTGATAAAGCGGAGGTCTGCCACGGTGGGACGCCTGCCGGTGATTTTATCGATCTCTTCGGCGCTCTGCAGCATCAGCTCTACGGTGCTCCCGATGCCGATAAGGCAAATCTCTTCGCCGCCGCTTATCACTTCCAGCCTGCCCCACGGCGCGGGGATGCGCTCCATTCCGGGTGCGGCGATGGCTTTTACGGCTTTGCCGCGCGGGTAGCGCACCGCCATCGGCAGCGTCCTCTTTTTCCATTCGCGGACGAAGAATTCGAGGTCGGCGGCGTCGCGCGGCGCGGCGACCGTCATCTCCGGTATGGCGCGCAGCCAGGCGACGTCGAGTATCCCGTGATGCGTCTCTCCGTCCTCGCCGACAAGTCCGGCACGGTCAATCCCCAGCAGTACGGGCAGTTTTGGCAGACATATATCGTGCATTACCTGGTCTGCGGCGCGCTGCAGGAAGGTGGAATAGATACAGACGACGGGCCGCATTCCCGCCGCCGCGAGACCGGCGGCGTAGATGAGCATATGCTCCTCGGCGATGCCGGTGTCGCAGAAGCGCCGCGGATAGGCCTTGGCGAAGTTTTCAAGTTTGGTGCCGTCCTTCATCGCCGCCGTGCAGACGGTGACGCGCTGGTCCTCGTGAGCCAGTTCGCAGAGCACCTCTGACATAACGCCGCTCCAGCTTTCGCCGCAGCCCGAAGAGGCATGCGTCGCGGCGTCGATCTTTGTTTTGGGGCCGATGCCGTGGAAGAAGGAGGGATAGGCCTCCGTCTGCGGGCAGCCCTTGCCCTTTTCGGTCATAACGTGGATCAGCAGCGATTCGTCGTAGTGGCGCGCGAGCCGGAATACCTCCTCCATTTCGGAGAGGTTGTGGCCGTTGAAGGGTCCCCAGTAGCTGATGTTTAGCTCTTCAAAGACGTTTGTCGGCAGCAGCAGCGACTTGAGTTTCATCTTTATGCGTGAGAGCGAGGAGTTGATGTTTTCCCCGTTCTTCATGTTGGTGCACTGGCTCTTTATGTAGTCTTTGAGCTTTTTGTAAGTAGGGTTGACGGCGAGCTTCGCGAGGTGCGAGGCCATGCCGCCGACGCGCGGGTTTATCGACATTTTGTTGTCGTTAAGAATGATAATGACTTTGGAATTGAGGCTTGCGAGGCAGTTCAGCGCCTCGAAGGAGACGCCGTTGAGCAGCGCGCCGTCGCCGATCACCGCGACGACCTCGTGCTCCTCGCCGCGAAGGTCGCGGGCTTTGGCGTAGCCCATCGCCGCGGAGATCGAGGTGCTGCTGTGACCGGTGGTAAAAAAGTCGTAGGGACTCTCGTCCATGCGTGGGAAACCGGCGATGCCGCCCTTCCGCCGCAGGGTCTCAAAGCGGTCACGGCGCTTCGTGAGCAGCTTATAGGCGTAGCTCTGGTGGCCGACGTCGAAGATTATCTTGTCCACGTCGGGGCTGAAGACGCGCAGCAGCGCCACCGTAAGCTCAACCGTACCAAGCGACGAGCTGAGATGCCCGCCGTTTTCAAGGGTCACGTCGATTATATTTTTCCTGAGCTCCGCGCACAGTTTTTTCAGTTCAGCTTCGCTCAGCCCGTACAGGCCTCTGAAATCATCTACGGATTCTAAAAGGCTCATTTTGATTCCACCTTGACGTAATTTTTATTTTAGCCCCGCAAACCGGCGGCGCCTCTCACGCTGTTCCGCGATCGGGCCGCTTAACGGCTTCGTCCGCCGGGGTAATCTCAAAGGCGGCGGCCAGGCGCGCTGTCGTTCAGCGAGGTTTAGCCGTTTCGCCTATCCGCCGCCGGCGTTTGGCAAAGAGACAAACAACCGAGGGATGTTTTAGGCCTGAGGCGTGGGGCCTATATGACGGACGGTCCTTTAATAGCTCCTGTGGACGAGATAATCGGGCAGAAGCATGAGAAAATCGTCCGCCGCAAGCAGTCCCGCGAGGGCCTCCTTGGCCGCTGCCGATTCTTTCTCCGCCATCTCTCTGGCGGCCTCCATGCCGTAAACCGTGACATGGGTCAGCTTGCCCTGCTCTTCGTCCTTGCCGGGGGTCTTGCCCAGCTCTTCGGCCGTGCTCGTCACATCTAGTATATCATCGACTATCTGAAACGCCGAACCTAGATGGCGCGCGTACTCGCCGTACCTTTCGAGGACGGCCTCGTCGCCGCAGCCTAGCGCCGCGCCGGTGAGCACCGCCGCCTCGATGAGGGCGCCGGTCTTGAGTGCCGCGATACGGCGGACGTAATGCGGGTCGTTTTCCATCCCCTCGGTGAACATATCGAGCACCTGGCCGCCGCAGACCCCCGCGGGGCCAATGGCCCGTGAGAATATGCGCATCGCGCGCAGGAGATTCTGCGCGGGAATCTCTTTCAGCTGCGACAGGGGAAATTCAAGGGACTGCGCCAACAGCGCGTCGCCCGCGAGGACGGCGAGCGTCTCCCCAAAAAGGGCGTGATTCGAGGGTTTCCCACGTCGCATGTCGTCGTCGTCCATACAGGGCAGGTCGTCATGGATCAGCGTCGCCGTATGGAGCATTTCAAGGCCAAGGGCCATCGGCAGAGCGGATTTCGCCTCTACGCCGCATCTTTGCGCCGCCGCGAGACAGAGTATAGGCCGCAGCCGTTTGCCGCCCGCCTCAAGCGAGTATTCCATCGACTCAAAGAGCTTCGGCGGCACGTTCTCCGCCCGCAGCCCCGCGGTCTCCCTGATGTAGCTCTCTATGAGCGCGCCGCCAGCCGCGAATTCCGCCTTTACGGCCCGCAGCCGCGCCTCATTCATCGCTCTTCGCCTCTTCCGCCTTTGGTACGGTCAGCGGACGCTCCTCGCCGTCCTGCGAGAGCATGGATATTTTCTGCTGCGCGTCCGCGAGGTAGGCGCGGCACTCGCGCACGAGGGCGATCCCCCGCTCATATTCCGTCAGCGCGAGATCTAGTGAAAGAGAATCCCCCTCGAGATCCTTCAGTATCTTTTCAAGCTCTGTCATCTTTTCGACGAAATTCATCTTAAAACTCCTCTCATTTTTAATCCTTACCAGTTGCAACTTTTAGCAATGCTATGATACAATGTCCAGGTTGATTGTTTCAAGGTAAACAAGGGGGGAAACAAATGTCAAAATTCTGTGATTGCTGCGGCCGCGGGCCGGCAACGGGAAATGCCGTCAGCCACTCGAACCGCCATACCAGACGTCGCTGGCTCGTCAACATTCAGAGCGTAAAGATCGACGTAGGCGGCGGAGAGACTCGTAAACTTCATATCTGCACGAAGTGCCTCCGTTCCGGAAAAGTACAAAGAGCCGTTTAATACGGCTCTTTTTTTATTCCCTTTATTCCTATTCCCCGCCATTTTTCGCATTCTCCAGAAGTTCCTCCGCCCCGTCCTCATCGACGAGGATCTCGCGCGGTCTGGCTCCGTCCGCCGGTCCGACGATGCCAAGCTGCTCCATCATGTCTATAAGCCTCGAAGCGCGCGAAAAGCCGACGCGCAGACGGCGCTGCAGGCCGCTGGCCGAGGCGATGCCCGTCGACATCACCGTCTCCACGGCCTCTTCCAGCAGGTCGTCGTCAAAGGTGCCGCCGCCGTTTCCGCCCGCGGGGCCGCTGCCCTGGGCCTCTATCTCAATAAAATCAGGTTCGCCGAAGGTATTCGTCATATATTTGAGCCACGCCGCGAGAATGCTCTCGTCTATCCATGGCGACTGGATACGTATCGGCTTCGGATGTTTAGTCGAGGAGAAGAGCATGTCTCCTTTGCCCAGCAGCTTCTCCGCCCCCGCGCAGTCGATGATCGTGCGGGAGTCTGCGTTGCTCGGCAGCGTGAAGGCGACACGCGCCGGAATATTGGCCTTGATGAGTCCGGTGATGATATTCACTGAGGGACGCTGCGTGGCGAGCATTAGGTGGATGCCGGTGGCGCGCGCCATCTGCGCGAGGCGGCAGATATATTCCTCCACCTCTTTCGCCGCCGTCATCATCAGGTCGGCCAGTTCGTCGACGACGATGACGATATGCGGCAGCCTGTCCTTCGGCAGCACCTTTTCGTTGTAACCCTCCAGGTTGCGTACGCGGATCTTCGCGAAGGTCGTGTAGCGGTTTTCCATTTCGCGTATCAGCCAGGCCAGCGCCTGCACCGCCTTCTTCGGGTCCGTCACCGGCGGCGTCAGCAGATGCGGCAGCCGGTCGTAGACCGCCATCTCGACGCGCTTCGGGTCTACCAGTATCATGCGCAGCTCCTCAGGGGAGCGCTTTGAGCAGAGCCCGACGATGCAGGAGTTCACGAAGACGCTCTTGCCCGAGCCCGTCGTTCCCGCCACCAGCAGGTGCGGCAGTTCCTCGAGGCCGACGACCATCGGGTCGCCGTTGACCGCGACGCCGAAGGGCAGCGGCAGCGAGAGTTTCGACTTTTTGAAGGCGTCGTCCTCGATCACCGTGCGCAGCGGAATGCCGCGGCGTTTGGGGTTCGGTATCTCGATGCCGACATAGGGCTTGCCGGGGATCGGGGCCTCGATACGGAGGCTCGGGACGGCCATCGCGAGCGCGATGTCGTTGGAGAGCGCGGCGACCTTGCTCACCTTGATGCCCGGCGCGAGCTGAATGCGGAACTGGATGACCGTCGGCCCGACGAGTATCTCCGCGAGGTGCGATTCGATGCTGAACTGCTCGAGCGTGTCGACGATCTTATCGCCGAGCGGTTCGGCGCGCTCCTCGTCCATCTCGCCGTCGCGCGATTCCTCCGGGCCGAAGAGCTCTATCGGCGGCGGGAATATCCCCTGCTTGATGCGGTGGCCGGAGGAGTCCTCAAGATTGAAGTTCGGGTCCTGGATCACGGCGGGAGCGGTGGAATCAGATTTTGCCGCCACTCTTTTGATACTCTCCGGGTCGTTGTAGTCTATATCTTCGCCGTTATCATCGGAATCTGGGCCGTCGTCGGGAAACTCGCCGCGCTCCTCATCGTATTCATATTCGCCCTCTTCACCATCCTCGGGCTGCGCCTCTTCATCCTCATAGGCAAAATAGTCGTCGTCGTCGCATTCCATGATATTCGGAGCGCCGCTCTTTTTGCGCGGGCTCTCGTAGCCGTATTCTTCAAGCTCCTCCTTCAGCGTCTCCTTTTTACCGGCTTTCTTTGCGCGCCGGAAAGAGGGTAAAGCTATTTTGGGCAGTTTGATATACTGGAAAATATGAATGTTATAGAAAAGCAGGGCGAAATAAATCAGCAAAAGGCCGATAATGAAGGTCCCCAGCACGCCAGTCGTCTTATATATGACCAGGCTCAGGAGACGGCCGAAGGCGCCCGCCGAGATATAGGGAAAACGCAGAAGGTTCTCCCCTCCCGTGAGCTGGTTGAGGCCAAGCAGCAGCGAGGCGAGCAGGAAGACGAAGAACGTTCCGAAGAACTGCCGGACGAAGCTCCTTATACCGCCCGCGATGAAATAGGAAACGGTGAGGTAAAGGATAAACAAAAGGGGAATGATGACGGAGCCGCCCACCGCCCTCAGCAGCGAGGCCGCGATGCGCGTGCCGCCGTCGCCCGTCCACGTCGTGTAAAGCGAGGCGATTATATAGAGGGTAAAGAGCATGACGATCAGGTTAGCGATCTTTACCGCCGATTTTATATTCGAGAAAGACTCCGTCAGCCTCTCTTTTAGGCTTTTTGAGGGCTCCTTGGCGGCCCTTCTTCTCGTTGGCGCCTTTTCCCTCATGCTTCGCTGCCTCCCACCGTGAGCCCTTCAATGAGCATGGAGGGCTGGCCGTCCGTCACCGGCACGCCCTGTCCCGACTTTCCGCAGATCCCGGGGTCCATGATGAGATTATCGCCGAGCGCCGATATCTTCGACAGCGCCTCGGGGCCGTTTCCCGTCAGTATAGCGCCGCGTACCGGCACCGTAACCTTCCCCTTTTCGATGAGATATCCCTCGGTGACGTAAAACACGAAGTCCCCGGAAGTCGGATCCACCTCGCCGCCGCCCATCTTTTTAACGTAGAGGCCGTTTTCTGTCCGCGCGAGCATCGTCTCAAAGCCGTCGCCGCCCGGTATCAGGTAGGTGTTGCTCATACGGGGCACGGGGATGTTGTGGTACGATTCGCGGCGGCCGTTGCCCGTCAGGGGCAGGCCGTAGAGCTGGGATGAGAGGACGTCGGTAATATATCCCTTCAAAACGCCGTTTTCGATGAGGACGGTACGCTGCGCGGGAGTCCCCTCGTCGTCGAAGCGGTACGCGCCGTAGAGCCCCGGCATCGCCGCGTCGTCGATCATCGTGACGCTTTCGTGCGCCACCTTCTCGCCGATGCGGCCGCGGTAGACGGAATAATCCTTCTCCACGATATCGGCCTCAAGACCGTGGCCGCAGGCCTCGTGTATGATCGTGCCGCCAGCCTCCCCGTCCATGAGAACGTTCATCGTACCGGCGGGACAGGGGCGCGCCTCAAGCATCAGCAGCGCGCGGCGCAGAGCCGTGCGCGCCACCTCGAGCGGTGTTGCGCCGCACCAGAAGTCCGCCTCGCCCAGCGACATGCAGCGGCGTTCGGAACCGGTCTGCAGCACCCCGTCTCGTTCGGCGATCACCTGCGCCGCGAAGGACGAATAATAGCGGCGGTCAAAGGCCGCCGTCCCGTCCGGCCTGATTATCAGCACATGACGGTGTGAGACGGAATAACGGTAAGAGCTCTGCCTTATATGTTTGGATTCCTTTTTTATCGTTTCGTCGATCTCGCGGAAAAAATCCACCGCCGGGGGCGCGATAGGCTCTCCCCTCTCCATCAGAGGCTTCGGCGAAGTGCTCTCTCTCAGCCCCTCCATACCGGCGGAGGCGACGCACTCGGCGAAAGAGGCAGCCACCGAGGCCTCATCGTTCCCCGGGGCGTGCGCGTAGAAGGTCCTGCCCCCGACGATCACGCGGCTTCCCGCGCCGTCGGAGGTCGACGACGAGATGCCGTCTATCTTCCCGTCCTCAAAATGCACGGAGTGCCCCTCGCCGCTCTGGATGAAGATATCGGCGTACTGGGCTCCCCTCTTGAGCGTCTCCTCTATATTTTCGTGCAAGAAATTCAATTTGTCAGTCATGCCATAGCCTCTCCCGTATAGTTCGTCTCTTCGTCGATCTTTGTCTCTATGCCCTCGCCCCGCAGGGACTCCATCATCTCCATGAGATATGGCAGCTGCTCCTTCGGACTGAAGACGGTGATCTTACCGGCCTTCGCGTCGTCCGTCTGGAGAAAGCCGATGCCCTCCGCGGCGTCTATTATCCAACTGATATAGTATATATCCTTTTGCGGCACTATGAAGCGCACCGCGGCTATCTCCGGCTTCACAGCCCCAGCTTCCTCTGCTTCGCGAGGTGTTCCTCGTAGCTCTTGCTGAAAATATGCCGCCCGTCCCCGCCCGCGAAAAAGAAGAGGTAATCGCTCTCCTTAGGCGACAGCGCGCTCTTCCACGAATCCTCCGAGGGAACGCAGATCGGGCCCGGCGGCAGTCCTCCGGATATATAGGTGTTGTAAGGTGAATCTATCTCTAGATCCCGGTAAGAGAGGCGGCTCTTTTTTATGTTCCGCTCGTCCCAGGCGTAGATGACGGTGGCGCAGGACTGAAGCCGCATATTCTTTTCAAGGCGCTTGAGGAAGATACCGGCGAGGACCGGCCGCTCGTCCGCGGACTTCGCCTCCCCTTCGACGAGCGAGGCGAGAATACCGCTCTTCATCACCGCGTCAGGCGTCGTGCCCGGCGCGATAGACGCGCCGACCCGTTCGTACCAGAGCGCGGAGGCCCTTCTGACAAATTCAGCCGCCGCCTGTGGCCCCGGAGCGAGGAAATAGGTCTCGGGAAGCAGGAAGATAAGGCGCTCCTCCTTTTTTCGCGGCAGCCACTCCCTGACCGCGGGCGGGAAATTTTCCGCATCCTCCATCGCCGCGTTGAGATATGACTCCCCCTCCGCGCTGCTGCCGAAAAGGGCGGCGACCCGCTTGTAGCGGAAGCCTGGTATCAAAGTCACGCGGTTCGCGGTGGGTTTCGCCCGCGCCAGCTGCCGCGCGACGCCGGCGGGAGTGGACTTATAAAGGCTGTAAAGCCCGGGCTTCAAGCGGCGGTCAATACCAATCTCCGCCATCGCGCGCGCCAGCTCCCCTGCGTCGTCCACCGCGCCGGCCTTCGCGATGATCTCCGCCGCCCCGCGCGCCGAAACGCCGCTGGGAATGACCGCTTCGACCGAGACGGACAGACTCTTAGGCAACTCCGGGTATTTGTACGGAAGATAAAAACAGATAAAACAGTATACAGAAGCTGTAAACAAAAATAACAGAAGCTCCTCGCCCTTTTTCCTCATAAACGCCTCTCCCTCTGGTATTTGCGCATCTTTGTTATTATATATTAAAAATGGCTGACTGTAAGCAAAGCATAAAATTTTGCCGGTTATGAAGATGACCGAGGCGTGGCCGCGCTGTGCCGTGGGGTTGAATTGGAGACTGGCGGCATTAGTGTGTGGTTTTGGCACTGTTGGGCACAAAGGCAGGACCTGAAGTCGCTGGACTCCGGGGCAAGCCCGGAGTGACGGAAGAGGCGGGGTTGTTGTTGTCTTGTCGCTCCGGCCTCCGAGCCGGAGCCTAGTGGCGTTGGGGTTGGAGTTGGGCTATAGCGTAGTGAAGTGAATACAACAGGACCTGGCGGTGTTGGGGCTGTCCTGTCGTTACGAATCAAGCCCGGAGGGACGAGAGGGTGGCTCTTTCGTCGTCTCCGGGCTTGACTTGGGCTTAGTCTTTCTGACTTGCCTTATCCATTTGGTTCTGCCTTGTTGCC
This is a stretch of genomic DNA from Cloacibacillus sp.. It encodes these proteins:
- a CDS encoding DUF4911 domain-containing protein, which encodes MKPEIAAVRFIVPQKDIYYISWIIDAAEGIGFLQTDDAKAGKITVFSPKEQLPYLMEMMESLRGEGIETKIDEETNYTGEAMA
- the mltG gene encoding endolytic transglycosylase MltG, whose product is MRKKGEELLLFLFTASVYCFICFYLPYKYPELPKSLSVSVEAVIPSGVSARGAAEIIAKAGAVDDAGELARAMAEIGIDRRLKPGLYSLYKSTPAGVARQLARAKPTANRVTLIPGFRYKRVAALFGSSAEGESYLNAAMEDAENFPPAVREWLPRKKEERLIFLLPETYFLAPGPQAAAEFVRRASALWYERVGASIAPGTTPDAVMKSGILASLVEGEAKSADERPVLAGIFLKRLEKNMRLQSCATVIYAWDERNIKKSRLSYRDLEIDSPYNTYISGGLPPGPICVPSEDSWKSALSPKESDYLFFFAGGDGRHIFSKSYEEHLAKQRKLGL